One Plasmodium knowlesi strain H genome assembly, chromosome: 10 genomic window carries:
- a CDS encoding centrosomal protein CEP120, putative produces MEGQCPSDEFTKCDLVPEGEMEMMDTVAKRSDGGGELANAVVERIDTQGERKNLYTGRRLYPGGGRPSHGGRSPHRGGRRSSYRGKNPSHNKAPIEGINDTTKISKLCELKEYSQLGDQRNSVLANFNELYGAKGHTITKSLMEIFHLNEEEEIILFILQKFLHIYGLCVPCFKFSSPNNLCSNNIKCRWCHHYNHTDKDSALHPHKMLHMRNKCKVCSYLSRDGFCLLQNECHFCHSVEHLPPKVRHSYFRMLNDLYAKRKHTDVITKELLHSFQKGKNSTSHRNLFVTMDKELMCLYDDGQGKSTVEERGENGSEGMRKKVETCSECDTHGKKPCRSYFLLGDAEATCMDNGNCPDCHSEAHKNKNSSLYFMTYLHDKNLCQVCPHINEEKCSCEGDGEYCHDTDHISYGIKMKNVLGVCEASLRGEFSDEHQPGRAAAANVTNVTNVTNVANVEDGQANVADSASIMAESTFDTNASNLSTERQYHRSSHRIRSSVGRHARPPNGDSPMGGSLNGDSPRRDSPRRDYPGRERKKNSHKRSTYVSESSKKYARSRNNSRNAHISTGSMNKEDLVERKKKDTEIGTGRYRSYSKQNEQHLRNNLCEKDISKFYEKNEEDGKEKCVSREYADDPSDLDTHHMCYSTSHKGKEPLIVHNQEEFSKGEEEQNVFKNLHHETKNISCSDFVTCTETDVKGKNKSLINGKSDLNYENITGDNPWVEDKSKSKDDCNGTVGEGMINPHDQEMKSDDDNICRQQNGGSHLGSHHGRHVGRHFKDEYNCGESNASTNAEKCTNKEGIDDYFGKGPSSACTSESNKRVDSLTNQEAKYHLNDLQSLSKLPLDDIRNFHDEGQCEEDIEIEEISSRVKIIQDVPTHNAQRARGVISDRVISDSVISDRVSNHRAGGNPRKGRANWNQVAGKTWRKQRMMTGELTGAYSIEEHNSCRCIPCAFYFSTGCNYALQCRNCHHEEHRNTSSHLCYYKMLHRMRKCKPCVDYFRGTCKHSQTGTTREMDQCAYCHDESHRKDMERMANVRMRRGSISSQSTSGSKRQWRSSGKSAVKPKEQLRSSHLSTLELKSRTRSSSLSTLASKQKVVRDPSSSSGKCTQINLERRNKSTVSNSNKKKIIPNESQCQEKVHLPSRSEENEEEDSKVGGINCTLSCKEGDKYISNGNAISTKEEKEATERRAPKSVMRKSKGVIEDDNWRSMKNVTSGRRVANGRYPQARHIKRYSSPEDVSSRGSSQLRSRNERNYRIDRKQHNQHNHHNHHNHHNHHNHHNHHNHQNRRNSHPRVPRADESDMSSERGPLSESQSDSSYRTDSPYPRESKSRTFISDKEEAKSWRRKQEPIDQGTHNLSFRPSLLSRHEKGACHPCVYYFIGFYGCSNGRRCLNCHHEDHRNPHTLFHPSRLLHVKKLCVPCANYFKGECTRPMHACVYCHNESHAEEANLGRGDRDSGGNATHREGVAAKRGLPNGGTIKENISEYNISKDNISKDNISKDNISKENISKENISKDNISKENISKENISEDNISKDNISKENISEENISKENISKDNISKDNISKENISEEDRAKVNHHAGKHFHYVKQVGYRERDAHDRGVCHPCTFYFSGNNGCLKRNRCPNCHNREHGDIHSSYHPSKLLHYKGICYPCIGHMKGTCRRRSYECVYCHNEEHLSEDRKDQMRKVIDSVTEKMKERRRDNQNLSHVHREHRT; encoded by the coding sequence ATGGAGGGACAATGCCCGTCTGACGAGTTCACAAAATGTGATTTGGTCCCCGAGGGGGAGATGGAAATGATGGATACCGTTGCGAAGAGGAGTGACGGGGGAGGTGAACTGGCGAATGCTGTTGTTGAAAGGATCGACACtcagggggaaaggaaaaatcttTACACTGGAAGAAGGCTCTAcccaggggggggaagaccCTCTcatggaggaagaagccCACACCGAGGAGGAAGGCGCTCCTCCTACAGAGGGAAAAATCCTTCCCATAATAAAGCACCCatagaaggaataaatgaCACAACCAAAATATCCAAACTATGTGAACTGAAAGAATATTCACAATTAGGGGATCAAAGAAATAGCGTTTTAGCAAATTTTAATGAACTTTATGGAGCAAAAGGGCATACCATCACAAAATCTTTGATGGAGATTTTTCACttaaatgaagaggaagaaattattctgttcattcttCAAAagtttttacacatatatggaTTATGTGTCCCTTGCTTCAAATTTAGCAGTCCAAATAATTTATGTAGCAACAACATAAAGTGCAGATGGTGCCACCATTATAATCACACGGATAAGGATTCTGCTTTGCACCCTCATAAGATGTTACACATgagaaataaatgtaaagTCTGTTCATACTTATCTAGAGATGGTTTTTGTTTACTCCAAAATGAATGCCATTTTTGCCATTCCGTTGAACATTTACCGCCCAAAGTACGACACTCATATTTTCGCATGTTGAATGATTTGTATGCAAAGAGAAAACACACAGATGTCATTACGAAAGAGTTGCTTCACAGTttccaaaaggggaagaacagCACTTCTCATCGGAACCTTTTTGTTACCATGGATAAGGAACTCATGTGCTTGTATGACGACGGTCAGGGGAAAAGTACTGTCGAAGAACGTGGAGAAAATGGCAGTGAGGGGATGcgaaaaaaggtggaaacATGTTCTGAGTGTGATACACACGGGAAAAAACCATGTAGGAGTTACTTCCTTCTGGGGGATGCGGAAGCCACCTGCATGGACAATGGCAATTGCCCAGATTGTCACAGCGAGGcgcacaaaaataaaaactctAGTTTATACTTTATGACATACCTTCATGACAAGAACCTTTGCCAAGTGTGTCCACACATTAACGAGGAGAAATGCTCATGCGAGGGGGATGGCGAGTATTGTCACGACACGGACCACATATCCTACggtataaaaatgaagaatgtcCTGGGCGTGTGTGAAGCATCTTTGAGGGGGGAATTTTCCGACGAGCACCAACCGGGGAGAGCGGCAGCAGCGAATGTTACGAATGTTACGAATGTTACGAATGTTGCGAACGTGGAGGATGGCCAGGCCAACGTGGCCGACTCTGCATCCATCATGGCGGAGTCCACCTTCGATACCAACGCCTCTAACCTGAGCACGGAGCGACAGTATCATCGGAGCAGTCACCGAATACGCAGCAGTGTGGGGAGACACGCCCGCCCCCCAAACGGGGATTCGCCAATGGGCGGTTCGCTAAACGGGGATTCACCAAGGAGGGATTCACCAAGGAGGGATTATCctggaagggaaagaaaaaagaattcacaCAAGAGAAGCACATATGTAAGTGAGTCctccaaaaaatatgcacgcTCAAGAAATAATAGCAGAAATGCCCACATAAGTACAGGAAGCATGAACAAAGAGGATCTtgtagagagaaaaaaaaaggatacagAAATAGGAACAGGACGGTACAGAAGTTATAGTAAACAAAATGAGCAGCACTTAAGAAATAATTTGTGTGAGAAAGATATCTCAAAGTTTTATGagaagaatgaagaagatggaaaggaaaagtgtgTTTCCAGGGAGTATGCAGACGACCCAAGTGATCTTGATACACACCACATGTGCTACAGCACAAGCCacaaaggaaaggaaccTCTAATTGTACATAATCAAGAAGAGTTTTcgaaaggggaggaagaacaaaatgtatttaaaaatttgcaccATGAGACGAAGAACATTTCCTGTTCCGATTTTGTGACATGCACAGAGACAGatgtaaaggggaaaaataaaagtttgATAAATGGGAAATCGGATCtgaattatgaaaatataaCAGGGGATAATCCATGGGTGGAAGATAAATCTAAAAGTAAGGATGATTGTAATGGTACTGTTGGAGAAGGTATGATAAATCCCCACGATCAAGAGATGAAAAGCGATGATGATAATATTTGTAGGCAGCAAAATGGAGGGAGCCATTTAGGAAGCCATCATGGAAGGCACGTGGGCAGGCACTTCAAGGACGAATACAACTGCGGAGAAAGCAATGCCTCCACGAATGCAGAAAAATGCACTAACAAGGAGGGGATAGATGATTACTTCGGAAAGGGCCCCTCCTCCGCCTGCACAAGTGAAAGCAACAAACGGGTGGACTCTCTGACCAATCAGGAGGCAAAATATCATTTGAACGATCTTCAAAGTTTAAGCAAATTGCCCCTGGACGACATTCGAAATTTTCATGATGAAGGTCAATGTGAGGAAGACATCGAGATTGAGGAGATCAGCAGCAGAGTGAAGATTATTCAAGATGTACCAACACATAATGCACAGAGGGCGAGGGGTGTTATCAGTGACAGAGTTATCAGCGACAGCGTTATCAGTGATCGCGTTAGCAATCACCGTGCTGGAGGAAATCCAAGGAAGGGCCGCGCCAATTGGAACCAAGTGGCTGGAAAAACGTGGAGGAAACAGAGAATGATGACGGGCGAATTAACAGGAGCATACTCGATAGAGGAACACAATTCGTGTAGATGCATTCCGTgtgccttttatttttctaccGGATGCAACTACGCCCTCCAATGCAGGAACTGTCATCATGAGGAGCACCGCAATACGTCCAGCCATTTGTGCTATTACAAGATGCTCCATCGAATGAGAAAGTGTAAACCCTGTGTAGACTATTTTAGGGGTACTTGCAAACATAGTCAAACTGGAACTACGAGAGAAATGGACCAATGTGCCTACTGTCATGACGAATCACACAGAAAGGATATGGAAAGAATGGCCAACGTGAGAATGCGTAGGGGGAGTATATCGAGCCAATCCACCTCTGGATCGAAACGGCAGTGGCGCAGCTCAGGTAAATCCGCTGTAAAGCCAAAGGAGCAGTTGCGCAGTTCACATCTATCCACATTGGAGTTAAAAAGCAGAACACGCAGTTCAAGTCTCTCCACACTCGCATCGAAACAGAAAGTTGTAAGAGacccttcctcttcatcaggAAAATGCACACAAATAAATCTGGAAAGACGAAACAAGAGTACTGTATCCAAttctaataaaaaaaaaattattccaaaTGAATCACAATGTCAGGAGAAAGTTCACCTCCCCAGTagaagtgaagaaaatgaggaggaggactCCAAGGTGGGAGGTATAAATTGTACATTGTCTTGCAAAGAAGGCGACAAATATATAAGCAATGGTAACGCCATTTCgacaaaggaggaaaaagaagcaacagaAAGAAGAGCCCCTAAAAGTGTAATgagaaaaagtaaaggagTTATCGAAGATGATAACTGGCGCTCCATGAAGAATGTAACTTCAGGTAGAAGAGTGGCAAATGGAAGGTACCCTCAGGCCAGACATATCAAGAGATATTCATCGCCTGAAGACGTAAGCAGTAGAGGAAGCAGTCAGTTACGTAGCCGAAATGAACGAAACTACCGCATCGATAGGAagcaacacaaccaacacaaccatcACAACCATCACAACCATCACAACCATCACAACCATCACAACCATCACAACCATCAGAACCGTCGCAACTCCCATCCGCGTGTCCCCCGTGCAGACGAATCCGACATGAGTAGTGAACGCGGCCCACTGTCGGAGAGCCAAAGTGATTCTAGCTATCGCACTGACTCCCCCTACCCAAGAGAATCAAAAAGCAGAACATTCATCTCCGACAAGGAAGAGGCCAAATCATGGCGCAGGAAACAGGAACCTATTGATCAAGGAACTCACAATTTATCCTTTCGTCCCAGTCTCCTAAGTCGACATGAAAAAGGAGCTTGCCATCCATGCGTCTACTATTTTATAGGTTTTTATGGATGCTCAAATGGAAGAAGGTGTCTAAATTGTCACCACGAAGATCATAGGAACCCTCACACCTTGTTTCATCCCTCTCGACTTTTACACGTAAAGAAGTTGTGCGTTCCATGTGCGAACTATTTCAAGGGCGAATGCACCAGACCCATGCACGCCTGTGTGTACTGTCATAATGAGTCGCATGCAGAGGAGGCAAATTTGGGAAGAGGAGATAGAGACAGCGGGGGAAATGCAACACACAGAGAAGGCGTAGCCGCAAAAAGGGGGCTCCCCAATGGGGGTACCatcaaagaaaatatttccgaATATAACATTTCCAAAGATAACATTTCCAAAGATAACATTTCCAAAGATAACATTtccaaagaaaatatttccaaagaaaatatttccaaagATAACATTtccaaagaaaatatttccaaagaaaatatttccgaAGATAACATTTCCAAAGATAACAtttcaaaagaaaatatttccgaAGAAAACATTTcaaaagaaaacatttcCAAAGATAACATTTCCAAAGATAACATTTCCAAAGAGAATATTTCCGAAGAGGACCGCGCCAAAGTCAACCACCACGCAGGCAAGCATTTCCATTACGTCAAACAGGTCGGCTACAGAGAACGAGATGCGCACGACAGGGGAGTCTGCCACCCGTGTACCTTCTACTTCTCAGGAAATAATGGGTGCTTAAAAAGGAATCGATGCCCAAATTGCCACAATAGAGAGCATGGAGACATTCATTCATCCTACCATCCATCGAAGCTCCTACATTATAAGGGAATATGCTACCCCTGTATTGGGCATATGAAAGGAACGTGCAGGCGAAGGTCGTATGAGTGTGTGTACTGTCATAATGAAGAACATCTCTCGGAAGACAGGAAGGATCAAATGAGAAAGGTTATCGATTCGGTTACTGAGaagatgaaggaaagaaggagagaCAACCAGAACCTGTCCCATGTGCATAGAGAACATAGAACCTAG
- a CDS encoding MOLO1 domain-containing protein, putative, whose protein sequence is MKVPFVVIWPFLFFLIFLKCCSCDKLDLLHKFYFKDALGKNKDMAPGEKELYPLIQDLAVDDDHYPLAGEPYDEHSFPDPFVNPEECVLSLGISHTWLCDPSHILSLSEQLEVEAALLKIRDTNFHKCFNKGVFYYQVSVALVPEIIITKNSSYEKAVKSFSQKLLRKWGIGNKECHDGILLVYVKQLGRFIISTREGVEEKYIKEKDVTKQFMVTYFATGSVGRSLIETLNFINAKLPSKPQELTNTGKTFLLLIFLYVVSVVVIYIATVTYGKK, encoded by the exons ATGAAAGTTCCCTTTGTTGTAATTTggcctttcctttttttcctcatttttctaAAATGTTGCTCATGCGATAAGTTAGACTTACTCCACAAGTTTTACTTCAAGGATGCCCTTGGGAAAAACAAGGACAT GGCCCCTGGTGAGAAGGAGCTGTACCCATTGATACAGGACCTTGCGGTGGATGACGA CCACTACCCCCTCGCAGGTGAACCTTACGATGAACATTCTTTCCCTGACCCGTTCGTTAACCCCGAGGAGTGCGTCCTATCCTTAGG GATCAGCCACACTTGGCTGTGTGACCCATCCCATATTCTGAGTTTGAGTGAACAGCTCGAAGTTGAGGCGGCTCTACTGAAGATACGGGACACCAATTTCCACAAGTGCTTCAACAAGGGAGTGTTTTACTACCAA GTTTCAGTCGCGCTGGTACCCGAAATTATCATCACCAAAAATAGCTCCTATGAGAAAGCCGTAAAAAGTTTCTCTCAAAAGTTGTTGCGAAAATGGGGCATAGGGAACAAGGAGTGTCACGACGGTATTTTGCTTGTATATGTAAAACAACTTGGGCGATTCATTATTTCGACGAGGGAAGGAGTTGAGGAAAAGTacataaaggagaaggacgTGACAAAGCAGTTTATGGTTACTTACTTTGCCACGGGTTCGGTTGGCAGGTCTTTAATCGAGACATTGAATTTTATTAACGCAAAGTTACCTTCGAAGCCGCAAG AGCTGACCAACACAGGGAAAACTTTTTTGTTGCTGATTTTTTTGTACGTTGTGTCTGTCGTTGTAATATACATAGCGACTGTTACATATGGAAAGAAGTGA
- a CDS encoding 2-oxoisovalerate dehydrogenase subunit beta, mitochondrial, putative: protein MKGELRSVANFLKFGLHKNGIIGGTKNSALRCGSMMHAFRALSNTNNGEKKKMNMFTAINSAMHNVFEKDPNAILLGEDVAFGGVFRCSLDLLNKYGNKRVFNTPLCEQGIIGFAIGLAENGFTTIAEIQFGDYIFPAFDQIVNDVAKYRYRSGNSFDVGKLTIRSTWGAVGHGGLYHSQSPEAFFAHAAGIKIIVPSDAYKAKGLLLSAIKDPNPCLFFEPKILYRSSVCEVPVEEYELELGKADVVKEGTDLTIVTWGSLVHKMKKAADTLLTKHKIDCEVIDLQTIIPWDIETVQKSVEKTGRLLITHEAQVTNGFGAEIAAKIQERCFYNLHTPIKRVCGYDTPFPHVYEPFYMPDEHKVVYEAQKMMAN, encoded by the coding sequence atgaagggggaATTACGCAGTgtagcaaattttttaaaatttggcttacacaaaaatggaatcaTCGGTGGAACAAAAAACTCCGCTCTGCGCTGCGGTTCGATGATGCATGCGTTCAGAGCTCTATCCAACACAAataatggggagaaaaagaaaatgaacatgTTTACAGCAATCAACTCAGCTATGCACAACGTGTTTGAAAAAGACCCCAATGCGATACTCCTCGGGGAAGATGTAGCCTTTGGAGGGGTATTCAGGTGTTCGCTAGATCTACTAAACAAGTATGGAAATAAAAGAGTTTTTAACACCCCTTTGTGTGAACAAGGTATTATAGGTTTTGCAATTGGATTAGCAGAAAATGGATTTACGACCATCGCAGAGATACAATTTGGAGATTATATCTTCCCCGCATTTGATCAAATAGTGAATGATGTAGCAAAGTATCGATACAGGTCCGGAAACAGTTTCGATGTGGGTAAACTAACTATTAGATCAACGTGGGGTGCAGTAGGCCATGGAGGTCTTTATCACTCACAAAGTCCAGAAGCATTCTTTGCACACGCAGCTGGTATTAAAATTATTGTACCTAGTGACGCTTACAAAGCAAAGGGGTTGTTACTTTCAGCCATTAAAGATCCCAACCCTTGCTTATTTTTTGAACCCAAAATTCTCTACAGATCATCCGTTTGTGAGGTCCCCGTGGAGGAGTACGAATTAGAATTAGGCAAAGCTGATGTAGTGAAAGAAGGCACAGATTTAACTATTGTTACCTGGGGGTCCTTAGTacataaaatgaagaaggcaGCTGATACATTATTGACCAAGCACAAAATCGACTGTGAAGTTATAGACTTGCAAACCATCATTCCTTGGGACATTGAAACGGTTCAGAAATCGGTGGAAAAAACAGGACGCCTTTTAATAACCCACGAAGCTCAAGTGACCAACGGCTTTGGAGCAGAAATTGCTGCCAAAATTCAAGAGAGGTGTTTTTACAATTTGCACACACCAATTAAGAGAGTCTGCGGATATGATACTCCATTTCCCCATGTATACGAACCTTTTTACATGCCCGACGAGCATAAAGTAGTGTATgaggcacaaaaaatgatGGCCAACTAG